The Thermosynechococcus sp. genome has a segment encoding these proteins:
- a CDS encoding pentapeptide repeat-containing protein, producing the protein MAAKGALVFLLLLLVAPAWATNPADLEQLRRTGSCPKCDLSYAHLRGWNLQGADLRGANLNAANLRGANLMGADLSGAILNNADLTKANLTNAKLTGASVLITRLDGAILVGAHLVDAILGGRDRLAQVKTFRDATLPNGEKAFFLEDSTRRP; encoded by the coding sequence ATGGCCGCTAAGGGTGCTTTGGTCTTTTTATTGCTCCTTTTAGTTGCTCCGGCTTGGGCTACCAATCCCGCTGATTTAGAACAACTGCGGCGCACGGGTAGCTGCCCCAAGTGCGATCTGAGCTATGCCCATTTGCGGGGATGGAATCTCCAGGGAGCCGATCTGCGGGGAGCTAACCTCAACGCTGCCAATCTGCGCGGTGCCAACCTGATGGGTGCTGACCTAAGTGGCGCTATCCTTAACAATGCTGATTTAACGAAAGCCAATCTCACAAATGCCAAACTCACGGGCGCCAGTGTTCTCATCACGCGCTTGGATGGAGCAATTCTTGTGGGGGCACACTTGGTAGATGCGATTCTAGGGGGGCGCGATCGCTTGGCACAGGTGAAAACATTCCGGGATGCCACATTGCCCAATGGCGAAAAAGCCTTCTTTTTAGAAGACTCCACCCGCCGTCCCTAG